Part of the Suricata suricatta isolate VVHF042 chromosome 8, meerkat_22Aug2017_6uvM2_HiC, whole genome shotgun sequence genome, GCTGATCCCAGCATCGTGCTTCTCAATGTCCTCATACGGAGTCCAGGACATGTCATGCTGTAGCTTGAAGGCGCCAAGGAAGGCATGTGGACAACTTGTCCCCCATTCCTAGAGAAGGCAAAGGAGTTGGTTCTCATCAGGGTAGGAAGTAAAGACACTGAGCTTATTccctaattcttaaaaaaatgtctgtttacttattttgagagaaagagagttagagtgcaagagagggaagggcagagagagagggagacagataatcccaagcaggctccacagccacCAGcgcagtgcctgatgcagggctcgaccccacgaacagtgagatcagaacctgagccaaaagcaagaatcagacgcttaacccaccgagccaccccaGGTTCCCCTCATTTCACACcacaaatttcttttttggtttttcactTCAGACCAGTTAGAATCATCTCATTGCATTATGAATCCAATATCTCCCTTAACAGAGATAATGactatgaaataatttaattgtgtttttcatgaatattttttaagagtcaTGCCAGGGCTCATAAAACCTCCAATTTTCTAGAAAACCATTTACAAACCCTTATGCCTTCATCCTCGCACACACATGCCAAGGATTTCTCAAACACCAGAGCAGATTTTTGTGCAAAAATGAATGTTCTTACCTttggagaaataatagaaaaatactgCTGACCACTCTCCCGTTTATACAGGTAATAGATGTTGCCAGGTTTTTTTACTAAATTACAGGCTACGTGGTGCAAGTCAGCATCTCTGCGAGCGTCCTCCAGGACCTGAGAACCACAGAGACGTAACAGAGTAAGTACTGGGCGTCACAGGCACTCGCTCTCAATGATTATCCCGATCAGTGCACAGGGACTGCTCCCCTACAGCAGCAGTCACGACGAGGATCCAGACGATTCTGAAGAGACAAGAATCAGACTACGCTACTAGACTGTAAAAATGCCTTTAGAAGAACTGCATTTCAAAATGTTGAACATTACTGGCTTCGAGtgctttttaaacttctttcctatttttctgcATTAAGTTCACTGTTCATATAACTGAGAACATGTTTTCCCCCCTCAAAATGCTTTACTTCACTGAAACTGTCTCCCAGGAAAAAGCTTACCTTACACCTAACCTCTTGGACTTACTCTATTTTGCTCCACATGTCTGTATTTCTAGGAGGTCCTGAAGACAAAATAGCTAAATGATTGTCAGCAAGACCAGGCAATCCTGTGAACTAAATGGGGGAAATGCCTAAAAGCTGTGACTCCTTACTCACCTTCCTGGCTTGTTCTTGTAAATGTTGGATTTGCTCAGCTATGACTGTCAGCTTGTTGGTGGCATTTGCTCGGATGAATTCGTCAGCCTACAGGTGAGACAAAACCAAACTGtgggtggagaaaggggaagacttTTACCATGTTCGTATTTAGAGCCCAGCGTGAAGAGTTACCTCAGCATCTTTGCTTACGCCTTAAATACTCGTCCTAGCCTCTCCACAGCAGTCAGCTCCCACCCGGCCCAAAGAGCCCTGCTCACGAGAAGCCCACGCTGCCAGGACCCCACACCGCAGGACTGAGTCCTTCTTTTCTACGTCCCAGCGCTTTCTACCCTCTGGATTCCAGTCGCTCGGAACTGCTTCAGCCCTCCAACATGCTCTGCTCTCACATGCTACCACACGCACGAATGTGCCCTCTCCTCAACAAAAAGGCTTCCCTCTTACTCTTTGCCCGAGTAAACCAGCTCTCCATTTATTCTTCTCATGTTTAAATGTTTCTGAAATCAGGGATgggtcttaaaataaaaagacacttgTGATAGGATCTTATCACCTGTTAGGTAGGAATCTAGCTATATACAGGAAGTACCTATTAATCTGACCATTGCCTCAGCTGAACTATTTACATCATACctagttatattttaaatcatatttgcCTTCCTAATTGTTActtcaaatgttttcttgtttttttaagtaggctccatgcccaacgtggggctcgaactcatggccctgagatccagagtcacacgctctacccaTCCACTTAGCCagccagggtttttttttttttttttttttttttttatgtcttttatttatttttgagagacagagagagacagtgtgagcaggggacagtcagagagagagggaggcacagaatctgaagcagggtccaggctttgagctagcggttagcacagagcctgatgcggggctcgaacctacaaaccgtgagatcatcatctgagctgaagccggatgctcaactgactgagccacccagatgccccagccaGGTATTTTTAAAGACTGCACTAGGCTGTAGACCTGAAAAGGTGTCATACTGCACACAGAAGACTGCCTGACTTGCACTAGGAAGTGCAAATAAAGGCAATGGAAATTgcttaaaataaaccaaataattttcaaaaccagAGAGACTGGTGTGACCAATGGGAAGGATTATCACTCAGGCATCAGAAATCTGTCAAAGACGTCCAGCTTACTTACAAGAAAAGCTGAGTAATGTCTAGGGGTATACAATAAGTTAAGAAGAAATTAGGAGATTAAACTCAAAGTAAGAAATATTAAGAGAGTGCTTGGGGTGaaggggggggctcagtcggttacacatccaacttcggctcaggtcatgatctcgcagtccatgagttccagccccatgtcgggttctgcgctgacaacacagagcctggggcctgcttcagattctgtgtccccaccccctttctctgctcctcccccactcacactccgtctctccctctctcaaaaataaacgttaaaaagctgtttttaataaaaaaattatttaagaaagaagTTTTAAGAGAATTTGCTGGTTAGTTAAGGAAGCTCAAAGTAAAAGTCATGTATATGCCAGCCTcacatgaaaacagaaagagcAGAGTCAACGAGTCAATCATTTATCTGTTCCACAAATATCGATTGAGCAACCATTGTGTATCAGACACCATGCCAGCCCCTGGATGTCCGGATAGGAGAAAGAAGACCTTACCTCCATCAAGATTAGGCCTAATGCACTGTCCTTCAGAATATgaagtaaaatatgtaatttttaaaatgtttatttattttgaaagagagcatgaggggggagaaggagagagagcaagagaaaaagagagagaatcccaagcaggctctgctgttggcacaaaactcaatgaggggctcgatcccataaactgtgagatcatgacttgagccgaaatcaagggtcagttgcttcatcaactgagccacccaggtaccccaaaacagTAATACTTAAATTTCTAGCagctgtgttaaaaataaaaataaataagtaagcttaattctttataataatattttatttaactcaatatataaaaaacattattattcCAGCACATAATCAGTacaattttgagataatttacatttcatattaagtatatatttatattttacactaTCAATTGGGATACCaaattttcattagaaatacTCAATCTaggatgctgggtggctcagtcggttaagtgtccaatttcagctcaggtcatgatctcacagtttgtgggtttgagccccgagtcaggctctgtgctaacagctcggagactggagcttgcctcagattctgtgtctccctccttctctgcccctcccccactcacactgtctctctttctctctcaaaaatatacaaacattagaaaaaaattataagaaatactCAATCTGTACtgaaactttataaaatttatagttaaaaGGGTCAATGCACATACTCAACTTGTTCCAAATGTGTCCAAAATTGAATTGATTATCACCATTTAAAAGGTCAATTcgttaaaataacataaaatttattttttaaattttttaatgttttatttatttttgatatagagagagacagagcatgagagaaggagggacagagagagaaagagacacagaaccagaagcaggctccaggctctgagctagctgtcagcacagagcctgacgcggggctcgaacccaggaacgtgagatctgacctgagctgaagtcggaggcccaaccgactgagccacccaggcgccccaaaataacataaaatttaaaattcactttctcAGCTGCATTAACCATATATTCTAAGTGTTTGACAGCCATATGTGGCTAGAGGCTACCAAAATGCACAACACGGCTCCGGTGAGTGACACAGATACCAACAAGAGAAACAATTAGAGCTCGTACTATGTGGACTAAGAACAATGATGcgctattatgaaaaaaataaccataattatGTGGTAGAAGCAGATCAGAGGTAATAAGAGAGTGGAGTAACTGGCTTAATAGGTAGGTAAGCACCACAGGGAATGGAACGCTCGAGCAGGGTAAAtgtaaattcaatttatttatttgtttatttcaatgtttatttactttcttgagagacagcgtgagctggggaagggcagagagagaaggggacagaggatctgcagtggGTTCTTTGCCGacacagagagcccaatgtggcgcctgaactcaccaaccgtgtgagatcatgaactgagctgaggtcagacgtgACCACCTGAGCTGAGTACTTGACCAACCCAGGTACTCAAATTCAACTTAATAATACCATCATCTGGATGGGGTAGAGTATAACCTTCAACAGACAAGAAGGCCTCACAGAGGATATGACATTTGACTTGAGTCTGAACAAAAAAAAGGGGCAGCCTTGCACCAAACTGGAGAAGACATGTCTGAAGGGGAGTTAGCGCGCAGGCAGTCGTTAGGGAGTAGTTAGCAAGGGGGCAGGGACGTATCCTGCAAGGCCTTCCGGCCCGCGGTGCAAGTACACATTTTGTTCCAAAGACGGTAAGGCACCTGCCGGCCAAGGAGGTTTCTAGAGCTAAGACAGTTCTGGGTTAGGAGTGGcctcattattattctttttcttaaagtggtGGCAGCACATCTGTTCCTTGTAAACAAAAGACCCTAATtcaaagagaaatgaggaaaacagtCCTTCTAATTACTAAACACAAATTCTGGCCCCAATCATTCTGAGGCCCTTCACATAGATTAGCTAACTTAATTTTTATGACACCTTATGAAGTTGGAGATGATAACTTCAGTCTCATCTTAGGATTTAGATGCAGAGAGGTTAAACAACCTGTCCAAGGATTAGTAACAGCTAATATATGGCCGTGGAAGATCTGAACATAGATCAGTCTGATTCCAAATTTCTGCCTTAATACCAGATCTCTCGAGCTTTCTGAACACACATCAATACCAAAATGGCATGTCAGGAGGCAGTCCTGCTGGAAAGTACATTTCAAGACACCAACAGTAAACATGCTTGCTTCAATCTGTTTGCCTTTAGCGTTTTTATTTCAGCTGCTCAGTACTGATAATATTGGGACCAAGGAGGCAGCACAATAACGCATCCTCTATATTTTACTAGATTATAATACGCTGAAGGGCAAAAACTGTGTAccatcttgtttgtttgtttcaggccATTGTAATCAACATGATGGTCACTCAGTAACCCAGGAAAATGTTTGCCTAAGCTTTGGGCCTGGTTGCCTCCCTCCCAATTCAACTGATCCAATTAAACAGACACATAATATTCTCCTAATCTATAAAAATTACGCTTTGCTTCTCACCTCTCTAGAAAAGGGAAGTCATGAAGTTTGAATCAAAAGCACTTTCCGAAGCATTCGAGTatgtcaattaaataaaaaaaacctgaagtACAGAGATGTTTATGTGAGGGAATTTGAGcacattaattattaaatatttctgaacaAAATAAAGACCTTTGACTAAAACCAAGGTCAAATGTGATAATGCATACAAGGGTGAGGGGACTATATTTGTGCATATTGAAGAGGGTTCCACAACTGGAAGTCTTGGTAAAAAATAGATGGAAGTTGGTTTTTCACAGCTTTAGATCTAGGAGCTCTCCTAGTTGAGACCCTGAATTTTACAGACGAAGGAGCTGAAGTCCAGAGAAACCTAATTTGCCTCAAGTCACAGCTCAAGTTATGAAATGTGGGATTAACACCCATGTGCCCAAAGTTCCAGTGCTTTTTGTTATTTCACATTTACTTCTTATTCTTTTGGCAATGAATGTCTAAGCACTGGGCTCAGGAATGTTGTGCCCAGTGAATGAGAACACAGGGCAGAATTTAAGAGTCCCTGTCCTTCTAGAAGATGTTAAGTTCTAAAAGCGGTCAGGGCACAGCTGATGATCTAATGGAAAGCAGTTTAAAGTAAGTGCACTATGCATCCCTGCAGAATCCGTTAGGGTGGTCTGGACACTTGCATGGAAACTTCTCTTCACGTGTCAAATGGGAAGAAAGACTTCTGTACTGGCTACCTTACAGGGCTGTCCTGAGGCCCAAGTGAAATACTGAATATTCAAAGTGCTGTGCCAAACTTCCCGCGAAAGGAGATTATGGGCACTCATGTTGCAGCTGAAGGAGCCTCTGGTCTCAGCAGCTCAGAATGCGAGTCAGACTACCGACTCTCGGTGACAATAAATTCTCCCGacttgtaaaatggagacaaaaaatAAACGGTATCCCACACTAACTGGCTGTGAGGTCCCAGTCCTAAGACGCAGGGCCAAACGTGAACCAAGACGGTTCTTCACTTCCCCAGCCGCGCCTCCTCACCTTCTGCACCTGCTCTGCGAGCGCCACGAGGTCTAAGGGGTCCCCGGCCCGGTGGGTGTGGTAGGGGCTCACTAGGGCCAGGCCGCCGGGGGTCGGGGTGAGCTCCACCAGGGCTCCTGCGACACATACCCAGGAACACAGCCCGTGAGCGCCCGTCCTCGGCCTCCCGCGCAGCCCGGGAGACTAGCAGCTCCGTGAGGGCTTCTTTCCCCGCTCCGACTCCCGCCCTGCGTACCTCCCGGACCTGAAGCTGGCTGAACTCTTTGGTGTGCGGGGACTCCCTCCGACTGCTCCGGCGTTTCCGGGTCCCCCATGACCACAGCGGAGCCTCCCTTCACCCCAAGCGATCGCGCGAGGCGGACGAGCAAGCGCACAGAGGCCCGTAGGCGGAGCTTCTGTGTTCCCTGGCCATTGGCCATCAGGGCTAAAGGACACCGCCTGAGCCCGGAGGCGGGGCTCCAGCTCAGGCACAGGGCTCCGCTGAGGGGCGGGGTCCAGGCGTAGAGAAAGCCAAACAGGAGGTGCAAGGTTCCTGGGCATGCGCCGCCGGGCTTGGGAGGCGGGGCTCCGCCCAGGGAAGGGGCGTGGGCGGGAAGGGGCGGGGCGTGATGGGCGGGGCTCCTGGGGGTGGGACTCTGATCTCCGTGGCGGATGGCGGGCGGTCTCGTTAGGTCTGAGGCTGCAATGGCTGCACGCTCTTTGAGGCTGCTGACCACATTGCTGGCGATTGCCGTCAGTGCTTCCCGGGCCGAGGTCGAGTCCGAGGCGGGATGGGATATGCCTGCGCCTGATCTGCTCTTCGCGGAGGGGACCGCCGCCTACGCGCGCGGGGACTGGGCAGGGGTGGTCCTGAGCATGGAACGGGCGCTGCGGTCTAGGGCCGCCCTGCGCGCCCTTCGCCTGCGCTGCCGCACCCGGTGTGCCGCCGACTTCCCGTGGGAGCTGGACCCCGACTCGTCCCCGAGCCTGGCGCAGGTCTCGGGCGCCACCGCCCTACAGGACCTGCGCTTCTTTGGGGGTCTGCTGCGTCGAGCCGCCTGCCTGCGCCGCTGCCTCGGGCCGCCGGCCGCGCACTCGCTCAGCGAGGAGCTGGAGTTGGAGTTCCGCAAGCGGAGCCCCTACAACTACCTGCAGGTCGCCTACTTCAAGGTGCAGACCTGTCCGGCCCCGGGCAGCAGGGATCCTTCTGGGCGTGGTTGCAGATGACCCGGGCGTACTTGGGGGGTCGGGGAAGTGTCCGCGGAGAGGGACGGTGGCCTCCTGGCCGGGGAGCTCTCCTCGGACCCAGGGAGAAGAGGGACCCTGCTGGAAGACCTGCTACGCCAGGTTCCCATAGGCAGATGGTAACCCCAAAGGTCCAGCCTGGGGTTACGGCACG contains:
- the C8H1orf50 gene encoding uncharacterized protein C1orf50 homolog isoform X2 — encoded protein: MANGQGTQKLRLRASVRLLVRLARSLGVKGGSAVVMGDPETPEQSEGVPAHQRVQPASGALVELTPTPGGLALVSPYHTHRAGDPLDLVALAEQVQKADEFIRANATNKLTVIAEQIQHLQEQARKVLEDARRDADLHHVACNLVKKPGNIYYLYKRESGQQYFSIISPKEWGTSCPHAFLGAFKLQHDMSWTPYEDIEKHDAGISIVDRLLSQPAALPPSTEPAFQGLTD
- the C8H1orf50 gene encoding uncharacterized protein C1orf50 homolog isoform X1, encoding MANGQGTQKLRLRASVRLLVRLARSLGVKGGSAVVMGDPETPEQSEGVPAHQRVQPASGPGGALVELTPTPGGLALVSPYHTHRAGDPLDLVALAEQVQKADEFIRANATNKLTVIAEQIQHLQEQARKVLEDARRDADLHHVACNLVKKPGNIYYLYKRESGQQYFSIISPKEWGTSCPHAFLGAFKLQHDMSWTPYEDIEKHDAGISIVDRLLSQPAALPPSTEPAFQGLTD